Proteins encoded in a region of the Cryomorphaceae bacterium genome:
- a CDS encoding succinate dehydrogenase/fumarate reductase iron-sulfur subunit — MNLTLKIWRQKNKNDKGRMETYQAKDVSPDQSFLEMLDVLNESLVIEGKEPIAFDHDCREGICGMCSLFINGEAHGPGRNITTCQLHMRSFKDGETIYIEPWRAAAFPVVKDLVVDRSSFDRVIQAGGFVSVNTSGNTIDANATPIPKENADKAFDAATCIGCGACVATCKNSSAMLFVSAKVSQLSLLPQGQVEAKERVAKMVAQMDEEGFGNCSNTGACEVECPKGISLENIARMNREWLGAAIKK; from the coding sequence ATGAACTTAACGCTGAAAATCTGGAGACAAAAGAACAAGAACGACAAAGGCAGGATGGAAACCTACCAAGCGAAGGACGTATCCCCCGACCAGTCGTTTCTTGAAATGCTTGATGTGCTGAATGAGAGCCTTGTAATTGAGGGTAAAGAGCCGATAGCATTTGATCACGACTGCCGAGAGGGTATTTGTGGGATGTGCAGCCTGTTTATCAACGGTGAAGCGCATGGGCCGGGACGTAACATTACCACCTGCCAATTGCACATGCGGAGCTTTAAAGATGGTGAAACCATTTATATTGAGCCATGGCGCGCAGCTGCTTTCCCGGTTGTAAAAGATTTGGTGGTAGATCGCTCCTCTTTTGACCGGGTGATTCAGGCCGGAGGATTTGTCTCGGTGAATACCAGCGGAAATACCATTGACGCCAACGCTACACCCATTCCCAAAGAAAATGCCGACAAAGCCTTTGACGCGGCAACGTGCATTGGCTGCGGAGCCTGCGTAGCCACCTGCAAGAACTCATCAGCCATGCTGTTTGTGTCTGCCAAGGTATCGCAACTCTCTCTACTGCCGCAAGGACAGGTAGAAGCCAAAGAGCGTGTAGCGAAGATGGTTGCTCAAATGGATGAGGAAGGATTTGGAAACTGCTCCAACACCGGCGCCTGCGAAGTGGAATGCCCCAAAGGCATCTCGCTCGAAAACATTGCCCGCATGAACCGCGAGTGGTTGGGTGCGGCGATTAAGAAGTAA
- the katG gene encoding catalase/peroxidase HPI, whose product MEHTKGKCPVMHGANTQSQNTVTDWWPKALNLDILHQHDTKTNPLGADFNYAEEFKKLDLEALKSDLRKFMTESQDWWPADWGHYGGLMIRMAWHAAGTYRIADGRGGGNNGNQRFAPLNSWPDNANLDKARRLLWPIKKKYGNKISWADLFILAGNMAYESMGFKTFGFAGGREDIWHPEKDINWGSEKEWLAETKNRYGDAANRDSLDNPLAAVQMGLIYVNPEGVDGEPDPLKTAHDVRMTFKRMAMNDEETVALTAGGHTVGKAHGNGDASILGESPEGADVYEQGLGWANPTGKGHSEDTVTSGLEGAWTTYPTRWDNGYFDLLLKYEWELKKSPAGAWQWEPVNIAEEDKPLNAHKPGERQNPIMTDADMAMKMDPEYRKISERFYKDPEYFNDVFARAWFKLTHRDLGPKSRYLGADVPQEDLIWQDPVPAVDYTLSDGEIEDIKQKILSSGLSRSELICTAWDSARTFRCSDYRGGANGARIRLAPQKDWEGNEPQRLQKVLNTLGEIQQSLSKKVSMADLIVLGGSAAVEQAAHDAGVKIKVPFNPGRGDATDEMTDAGSFEVLEPVHDGYRNWMKKEHKVKPEELMVDRTQLMGLTAPEMTVLVGGMRVLATNHGGTKHGVFTDRPGTLSNDFFVHLTDMNYRWKPAGDNLYHLIDRKTGDTRWTATRVDLVFGSNSILRAYAELYAQDDNKEKFVHDFVKAWVKVMNADRFDLAG is encoded by the coding sequence ATGGAACACACAAAAGGCAAATGTCCGGTAATGCACGGAGCCAATACACAATCGCAAAACACTGTAACCGACTGGTGGCCGAAGGCGCTCAACCTTGATATTCTTCACCAGCACGATACCAAAACCAATCCGCTAGGAGCCGATTTTAATTACGCGGAAGAATTCAAAAAGCTGGATCTGGAGGCCCTCAAAAGTGATTTAAGAAAATTTATGACCGAAAGTCAGGACTGGTGGCCTGCCGACTGGGGCCATTACGGGGGGCTGATGATTCGAATGGCCTGGCACGCCGCAGGAACCTACCGGATTGCCGATGGTCGCGGTGGCGGCAACAACGGAAACCAGCGTTTTGCTCCGCTCAATAGCTGGCCTGACAATGCCAACCTCGACAAGGCGCGAAGACTGCTTTGGCCCATTAAGAAAAAGTACGGAAACAAAATTTCATGGGCCGATTTGTTCATTCTGGCCGGAAACATGGCATACGAATCCATGGGCTTTAAAACCTTTGGCTTTGCCGGAGGTCGTGAAGATATCTGGCATCCCGAAAAAGACATCAACTGGGGTTCGGAAAAAGAGTGGCTCGCAGAGACCAAAAACCGCTACGGTGATGCAGCCAACCGCGATTCACTCGACAATCCTTTGGCCGCTGTCCAAATGGGACTCATTTACGTGAATCCCGAAGGTGTTGATGGCGAGCCCGACCCTCTCAAAACAGCCCATGACGTGCGCATGACGTTTAAACGAATGGCCATGAACGACGAAGAAACCGTAGCACTTACCGCCGGGGGCCACACAGTTGGTAAAGCACACGGAAATGGCGATGCGTCTATTCTGGGCGAAAGTCCCGAAGGTGCCGATGTCTATGAACAAGGCCTTGGGTGGGCGAACCCTACCGGAAAAGGGCATTCTGAAGACACCGTAACAAGCGGTTTGGAGGGAGCCTGGACTACCTATCCTACGCGTTGGGACAACGGGTATTTCGACCTGCTTCTCAAATACGAATGGGAGTTGAAGAAAAGTCCGGCCGGAGCGTGGCAGTGGGAGCCGGTAAACATTGCCGAGGAAGACAAACCCCTCAATGCGCACAAACCGGGAGAGCGGCAGAATCCAATCATGACCGACGCCGATATGGCCATGAAAATGGACCCGGAATACCGCAAAATTTCCGAGCGCTTTTACAAAGACCCTGAGTACTTCAACGATGTTTTTGCCCGTGCGTGGTTCAAACTTACCCATCGCGACCTCGGCCCGAAAAGCCGTTACCTCGGTGCCGATGTTCCGCAGGAAGACCTTATCTGGCAAGACCCGGTTCCCGCGGTAGATTACACACTTTCTGATGGCGAAATCGAAGACATTAAGCAGAAAATCCTGAGCAGCGGTTTGAGCAGATCAGAGCTGATTTGTACTGCCTGGGATAGCGCCCGAACCTTCAGGTGCTCTGATTACCGGGGAGGTGCCAACGGAGCTAGAATTCGTCTGGCCCCTCAGAAAGACTGGGAAGGGAATGAACCACAAAGGCTTCAGAAGGTACTGAACACCTTGGGTGAAATACAACAAAGTCTTTCCAAAAAGGTGAGTATGGCAGACCTGATTGTGCTCGGCGGAAGTGCAGCGGTTGAGCAGGCAGCCCACGACGCAGGCGTGAAGATAAAAGTGCCATTCAACCCGGGCAGAGGCGACGCTACCGATGAAATGACCGATGCCGGGTCTTTCGAGGTGCTGGAACCTGTACACGATGGCTACCGAAACTGGATGAAGAAAGAGCACAAGGTGAAACCTGAGGAATTGATGGTGGATCGGACCCAACTGATGGGATTAACAGCACCTGAAATGACCGTTCTTGTAGGCGGAATGCGCGTGCTGGCCACCAACCACGGAGGCACCAAACACGGGGTGTTCACCGATCGCCCGGGTACCCTGAGCAATGACTTTTTTGTTCATCTTACGGACATGAATTACCGCTGGAAGCCGGCCGGTGACAACCTCTATCACCTCATTGACCGAAAAACCGGCGATACCCGCTGGACTGCCACCCGCGTAGATTTGGTGTTTGGCTCCAACTCAATACTTCGGGCGTACGCCGAGTTGTATGCACAAGACGACAACAAGGAGAAATTCGTGCACGACTTTGTAAAGGCATGGGTGAAGGTGATGAACGCCGACCGTTTTGACTTAGCCGGATAA
- a CDS encoding aminotransferase class I/II-fold pyridoxal phosphate-dependent enzyme — protein sequence MIKSKLPHVGTSIFSVMSALANEHHALNLSQGFPNFPCDPELVELVAKYMRDGKNQYPPMPGIFELREVIAAQTHKRYGATVNPDSDITVVSGATQAIYTAITATVQQGDEVIVFAPAYDCYGPAIELSGGKVIEVPLHTPGFTIPFEKLREAITPRTRMIMVNTPHNPSGSLVTREDWLQLAEIVRDTDILILSDEVYEHIVFDGEKHCSVLSIEELRQRSFVVSSFGKTFHVTGWKMGYCIAPANLMTEFRKCHQFIVFTSHTPSQYALAEYMQNDEKIDGLGPFYQRKRDVFLESLGETRFAHSPAQGTYFQLLNYSNITNESDVDYARHLTIERGIASIPISVFYSDGRNDHYLRFCFAKDDDTLRKAGELLNQIGSI from the coding sequence ATGATCAAATCAAAATTGCCCCACGTTGGCACGAGTATATTTTCTGTGATGTCGGCCCTGGCCAATGAGCACCATGCGCTGAATCTCTCCCAGGGTTTTCCAAACTTTCCTTGCGATCCCGAATTGGTAGAGCTGGTAGCCAAATACATGCGCGACGGCAAGAACCAATATCCGCCTATGCCGGGCATATTTGAATTACGGGAGGTAATAGCAGCCCAAACCCACAAGCGATACGGAGCAACCGTAAACCCGGATTCTGATATTACGGTGGTTTCAGGAGCCACGCAGGCCATCTACACGGCTATTACCGCTACCGTGCAACAGGGCGATGAAGTGATTGTGTTTGCTCCTGCCTACGACTGTTACGGGCCGGCCATTGAGCTCAGCGGAGGTAAAGTGATAGAAGTACCCCTGCACACGCCCGGGTTTACCATCCCGTTCGAAAAACTTCGCGAAGCCATTACTCCGCGCACCCGAATGATTATGGTGAACACGCCCCACAACCCGTCGGGGAGCCTCGTTACGCGTGAGGACTGGCTGCAGCTTGCAGAAATTGTTCGCGACACCGACATTTTGATTCTCAGCGACGAAGTGTACGAACACATAGTGTTTGACGGAGAAAAGCATTGCAGCGTGCTGAGCATAGAGGAGTTGCGTCAGCGCTCATTTGTGGTTTCATCATTTGGCAAGACCTTTCATGTAACAGGCTGGAAAATGGGCTATTGCATTGCTCCTGCTAACCTGATGACCGAGTTTCGAAAGTGTCATCAGTTCATCGTTTTTACATCGCATACCCCCTCCCAGTACGCTCTGGCCGAATACATGCAAAACGATGAAAAGATTGATGGTTTGGGGCCGTTTTACCAGCGCAAACGCGATGTGTTTCTGGAAAGCCTCGGAGAAACGCGCTTTGCCCACAGCCCTGCCCAAGGCACGTATTTTCAGCTGCTCAATTACAGCAACATCACCAACGAAAGCGATGTGGACTACGCGCGCCACCTAACAATTGAGCGCGGTATTGCCTCTATTCCCATTTCGGTTTTTTACAGCGACGGCCGCAACGACCACTACCTCCGCTTTTGCTTTGCCAAAGATGATGATACCCTTCGCAAGGCCGGTGAGCTTCTGAATCAAATCGGCAGTATATGA
- a CDS encoding amidohydrolase yields the protein MNDILKITALQSDLHWENPEANHQTLGGKMRSATAADAYILPEMFPTGFSMDAKRLSEPMNGPTHQWMKAMANELRAAVGGSVIIEDAGHFYNRFLWVQPGGRTEYYDKRHRFTMAGEHHHFSAGSSHTVVELKGWKIFLQVCYDLRFPVWSRNRSHYDVAVYVANWPEARSAAWSKLLLARAIENQCYVIGVNRVGTDGKDISYSGDSAIIDPRGEYLVCPPAHSDQALYAELSKAELLDFRKKFPVLKDGDEFEVRV from the coding sequence ATGAACGATATACTGAAAATAACCGCCTTGCAATCGGATTTGCACTGGGAAAACCCGGAGGCCAATCATCAGACTCTCGGTGGAAAAATGCGATCAGCCACCGCAGCAGATGCCTATATCCTGCCTGAGATGTTTCCCACGGGTTTTTCAATGGATGCCAAAAGGCTTTCCGAGCCCATGAATGGCCCGACTCATCAATGGATGAAAGCTATGGCGAATGAACTCCGTGCAGCGGTGGGGGGGAGCGTGATTATTGAAGACGCAGGCCATTTCTACAACCGTTTTTTATGGGTGCAACCGGGTGGCAGAACCGAATACTACGACAAAAGGCACCGCTTTACCATGGCCGGAGAGCACCATCACTTCAGCGCGGGATCTTCGCATACCGTGGTGGAATTAAAAGGCTGGAAGATTTTTCTGCAGGTTTGCTACGACCTCCGGTTTCCGGTGTGGAGCCGCAATCGCTCGCACTATGATGTGGCTGTATATGTGGCCAATTGGCCCGAAGCGCGCTCAGCAGCATGGAGCAAACTTTTACTCGCCAGAGCCATTGAAAATCAATGTTATGTGATAGGCGTAAACCGCGTAGGCACCGACGGCAAGGACATTTCTTACAGCGGAGATTCAGCCATTATTGACCCCAGGGGTGAGTATTTGGTTTGCCCACCCGCACACAGTGATCAAGCCTTATATGCCGAATTGAGCAAAGCGGAACTCCTGGACTTTCGGAAAAAATTCCCGGTGCTTAAAGATGGCGATGAATTTGAGGTGAGGGTTTAG
- a CDS encoding GAF domain-containing protein: protein MNETEKAGRYERCLQQIEALTRGESDVIANLANIVAVLKNELGYFWIGFYIVREKELVLGPFQGTPACVRIARGRGVCGTCWDTGTTQLVPDVHAFPGHISCDSRSQSEIVVPVRNHDGDVVMVLDLDHDQPAAFSETDQRYLEELTSLMQPWV, encoded by the coding sequence ATGAACGAAACAGAAAAAGCCGGACGCTACGAGCGATGTTTGCAGCAAATTGAAGCACTTACCCGCGGTGAATCCGATGTAATTGCCAACCTGGCCAATATAGTGGCCGTGCTTAAAAATGAGCTGGGTTACTTTTGGATTGGCTTCTACATAGTGCGGGAAAAGGAGCTGGTTTTGGGTCCGTTTCAAGGCACGCCGGCCTGTGTAAGAATTGCCCGGGGCAGAGGTGTTTGCGGCACTTGCTGGGATACCGGTACTACGCAATTGGTTCCTGACGTGCATGCCTTTCCAGGGCATATTTCCTGCGATTCCAGGTCGCAGTCGGAAATTGTGGTGCCCGTTAGGAATCATGATGGAGATGTGGTGATGGTGCTCGATCTGGATCACGACCAACCTGCCGCGTTCAGCGAAACCGATCAACGCTATCTGGAAGAACTAACAAGCCTCATGCAGCCTTGGGTTTGA
- a CDS encoding ComF family protein: protein MRELVAVFFPDLCAACQKPLLLGEETVCTSCLSALPYTDYHLYADNPVEKLFWGRTEIHTGVALFHFQKGNRVQHMLHELKYRGNKNVGLLMGRMMGARLKEEKRIGHVDYVLPIPLHDKKLKIRGYNQSALIARGIGESTGWNVHEELVVRPVNNPTQTKKSRFERFQNVEGVFALRDFHPNGPAHVLLVDDVVTTGSTLESCIRLFDGMKDVRVSVCVMAYTE from the coding sequence ATGCGCGAACTTGTGGCTGTTTTCTTTCCGGACTTGTGTGCCGCCTGTCAAAAACCACTGTTGCTGGGAGAGGAAACCGTTTGCACTTCATGCCTTTCTGCGCTGCCCTATACCGATTATCACCTCTATGCCGACAATCCGGTTGAAAAACTTTTTTGGGGTCGGACGGAGATCCACACAGGAGTGGCCCTGTTTCATTTTCAAAAGGGAAACCGGGTGCAGCACATGTTGCACGAGCTCAAATACCGCGGAAACAAGAATGTGGGTTTGCTGATGGGGCGCATGATGGGCGCGCGTTTAAAAGAAGAAAAACGCATAGGTCATGTGGATTACGTGCTACCCATTCCGCTTCACGATAAAAAATTGAAGATCCGCGGCTACAACCAAAGTGCCCTAATTGCAAGAGGTATTGGCGAAAGTACTGGCTGGAATGTACACGAAGAGCTGGTGGTAAGACCGGTAAACAATCCCACCCAAACCAAAAAATCGCGCTTTGAGCGTTTTCAGAATGTGGAGGGCGTGTTTGCTCTGCGCGACTTCCACCCCAACGGGCCGGCCCATGTGCTGCTGGTGGATGATGTTGTGACCACCGGCTCAACTCTCGAAAGCTGTATCCGGCTTTTTGATGGCATGAAGGATGTTAGAGTCAGCGTGTGTGTAATGGCCTATACCGAGTAA
- a CDS encoding FkbM family methyltransferase: MKPQEMPIFERCIPHFMPFQKLKLRLRARKYQRKTDPGGIAFLRQTLLPGQCAFDIGAHRAGYLYHMMDCVGSSGYVHAFEPQSALYDYISRVKPLMGWQNLRLEHLALSDRIGKVTLHIPVNKVNKGSSPGASIVEGVASGEIALRETVPMDTLDGYCERNKVIPDFLKVDVEGNELNVFKGGAGVLLEHKPAILVEIEERHIGRQQMEETFQWLRDCGYEGHFIRGHERLPLSAFSVEQHQDTRGEGPYCNNFTFTAGRK, translated from the coding sequence ATGAAGCCGCAGGAAATGCCCATCTTTGAGCGCTGCATACCTCATTTTATGCCCTTCCAAAAACTCAAACTCAGGCTCAGAGCCCGCAAATATCAGCGCAAAACGGACCCCGGGGGCATTGCCTTTTTGCGCCAAACGTTGCTTCCGGGTCAATGCGCATTTGATATAGGTGCGCACCGCGCAGGGTACCTTTACCATATGATGGATTGCGTGGGTTCATCAGGATATGTACACGCTTTTGAGCCTCAATCTGCGCTGTACGATTATATCAGCCGTGTAAAGCCATTGATGGGCTGGCAAAACCTGAGACTTGAACACCTCGCTCTTTCTGATCGCATAGGAAAAGTCACCTTGCACATTCCAGTGAATAAGGTCAACAAGGGGTCATCGCCGGGGGCGAGTATTGTGGAAGGCGTGGCAAGTGGTGAAATTGCCCTTCGCGAAACTGTGCCCATGGATACCCTGGATGGCTATTGTGAGCGCAACAAGGTCATTCCGGATTTTCTAAAAGTAGATGTGGAAGGTAATGAGCTCAACGTATTTAAAGGAGGTGCGGGGGTTCTACTTGAACACAAACCGGCCATTCTGGTGGAAATTGAAGAGCGGCACATCGGCCGCCAGCAGATGGAAGAAACCTTTCAATGGCTGAGAGATTGTGGCTATGAGGGGCATTTTATCCGGGGGCACGAGCGCCTGCCATTGTCGGCGTTTTCCGTTGAACAGCACCAGGATACGAGGGGAGAAGGCCCTTATTGCAACAATTTTACGTTTACCGCAGGTCGAAAGTAG